The Microbacterium foliorum genome has a window encoding:
- a CDS encoding glycerol-3-phosphate dehydrogenase/oxidase, producing MIESTHSSPERAEVRAVRESGRTTVLVIGAGINGISTFRDLALQGVDVVLVERGDFASGASAASSHMIHGGIRYLENGEFRLVRESVEERNGLLKIAPHYVKPLQTTIPIYSTFSGILSAPLRFLTHKSGKPQERGAFLIKIGLTIYDTFSRDGGTVPRHRFLGRKKSLAELPAIDPNIKYTATYYDASMHDPERLALDVLQDGLAAHPGARALNYVEAISRDGANIVLRDRESGTEFPITADVVVNASGPWTDLTNDALGTDTRFMGGTKGSHIVLDHPELLEATRGREIFFEHSDGRIVLIYPLKGRVLVGTTDIDADPREVPVCTEEEIDYFFDLIHHVFPEIDVTREQIVFNFSGIRPLPRHEDTAPGFVSRDYRIEVDEKGAAPLVSLVGGKWTTFRALGESLSDVVLGLLGRTRTVSTVGRAIGGGRDFPRTEKARRIWIQENLPGAGDRAERLLARYGTRAAQVWAHIEQGEDAPLAGGDLSTRELAWMVENEMVARLQDVILRRTSIAFTGNADADVLEELADALASLLDWDRARHDAELEQTRLLLNERHGLQISSRARG from the coding sequence ATGATCGAGTCGACACACTCATCACCGGAACGCGCCGAAGTCCGCGCGGTCCGTGAATCCGGACGCACGACCGTCCTTGTCATCGGAGCCGGCATCAACGGCATCTCCACATTCCGAGATCTCGCCCTTCAGGGCGTCGACGTCGTGCTCGTCGAGCGCGGTGACTTCGCCTCGGGTGCGTCCGCCGCATCGAGCCACATGATCCACGGCGGCATCCGCTACCTCGAGAACGGCGAGTTCCGACTCGTTCGCGAATCGGTCGAGGAGCGCAACGGTCTGCTCAAGATCGCTCCGCACTACGTCAAGCCGCTGCAGACCACGATCCCGATCTACTCCACGTTCTCGGGCATCCTCTCGGCGCCGTTGCGCTTCCTGACCCACAAGAGCGGGAAGCCCCAGGAGCGCGGTGCGTTCCTCATCAAGATCGGTCTCACGATCTACGACACGTTCTCGCGAGACGGCGGCACCGTGCCGCGTCACCGGTTCCTCGGACGCAAGAAGTCGCTCGCCGAACTCCCCGCGATCGACCCGAACATCAAGTACACCGCGACCTACTACGACGCCTCGATGCACGATCCCGAGCGCCTGGCCCTGGACGTCCTCCAGGACGGACTCGCCGCGCACCCGGGAGCGCGCGCATTGAACTACGTCGAGGCGATCTCGCGCGACGGCGCGAACATCGTGCTTCGCGACCGCGAGAGCGGCACCGAGTTCCCGATCACCGCCGACGTCGTGGTCAACGCGTCGGGTCCGTGGACCGACCTCACCAACGACGCGCTCGGCACCGACACCCGCTTCATGGGCGGCACCAAGGGGTCGCACATCGTGCTGGATCACCCCGAGCTGCTCGAGGCGACCCGCGGTCGGGAGATCTTCTTCGAGCACTCCGACGGCCGCATCGTGCTCATCTACCCGCTCAAGGGCCGCGTGCTCGTCGGGACCACCGACATCGACGCGGACCCGCGCGAGGTCCCGGTGTGCACCGAAGAGGAGATCGACTACTTCTTCGACCTCATCCACCACGTGTTCCCCGAGATCGATGTGACGCGCGAGCAGATCGTCTTCAACTTCTCCGGCATCCGCCCGCTTCCTCGTCACGAGGACACGGCACCCGGGTTCGTGTCCCGCGACTACCGCATCGAGGTCGACGAGAAGGGCGCCGCCCCGCTCGTCAGCCTGGTCGGAGGAAAGTGGACGACGTTCCGCGCGCTCGGCGAGTCCCTGTCGGACGTGGTCCTCGGACTCCTCGGACGCACGCGCACCGTGTCGACGGTGGGCCGTGCGATCGGTGGCGGCCGGGACTTCCCTCGCACGGAGAAGGCACGTCGGATCTGGATCCAGGAGAACCTCCCCGGTGCCGGAGACCGTGCCGAGCGTCTGCTCGCCCGGTACGGCACGCGAGCGGCCCAGGTCTGGGCCCACATCGAGCAGGGCGAGGACGCGCCCCTCGCCGGCGGCGACCTGTCCACCCGCGAGCTCGCCTGGATGGTCGAGAACGAGATGGTCGCGCGACTGCAGGACGTCATTCTGCGCCGCACCAGCATCGCCTTCACCGGCAACGCCGACGCGGATGTGCTCGAGGAGCTTGCAGACGCGCTCGCTTCTCTGCTCGACTGGGACCGTGCACGGCACGACGCCGAACTCGAGCAGACGCGACTGCTCCTGAACGAACGACATGGACTCCAGATCTCGTCTCGCGCGCGCGGGTGA
- a CDS encoding sugar-binding transcriptional regulator, with product MSQPDAGFRDAKLVAALTAAQLYYMQDKTMEVIAKELKTSRSSVSRLLSFARESGLVDIRINSPLERLGMLEQHIKDRYHVVAHVVPIPEIVSEVERLDRVALTAGRLLSQFVDSNMIVGVAWGSTISAVSRGLTQKETHNTTFVQLNGAGNTQTSGVEYSSDILQRFGSAFGAQVQQFPVPAFFDDPSTREAMWRERSTRRVLDLQSKMDIAVFSLGSPAAEVPSRVYVGGYLSRDDYRSLREDHAIGDVATVFFRADGSWRDIRVNARATGPGLDRLRRVPRRVCVVSGVPKLVSLRAAIAAELVTDVVLDEGLARRLLDD from the coding sequence ATGAGCCAACCCGACGCGGGATTCCGCGATGCGAAGCTGGTCGCCGCGCTCACCGCCGCGCAGCTCTATTACATGCAGGACAAGACGATGGAGGTCATCGCCAAGGAGTTGAAGACGTCGCGCTCCTCGGTGTCGAGACTGCTGAGCTTCGCACGGGAGAGCGGACTCGTCGACATCCGCATCAATTCCCCGCTGGAACGGCTCGGGATGCTGGAGCAGCACATCAAGGACCGCTATCACGTGGTCGCGCACGTCGTGCCGATCCCGGAGATCGTCAGCGAGGTCGAGCGGCTCGACCGGGTCGCCCTGACGGCGGGACGCCTGCTCTCGCAGTTCGTGGACTCCAACATGATCGTCGGTGTGGCCTGGGGATCCACGATCAGCGCGGTCAGTCGGGGCCTCACCCAGAAGGAGACCCACAACACCACGTTCGTGCAGCTGAACGGCGCGGGCAACACGCAGACCAGCGGCGTGGAGTACTCCAGCGACATCCTGCAGAGATTCGGCAGCGCCTTCGGAGCGCAGGTGCAGCAGTTCCCGGTGCCGGCGTTCTTCGACGACCCGTCGACCCGGGAGGCCATGTGGCGCGAACGCAGCACACGACGCGTTCTCGATCTGCAGTCCAAGATGGACATCGCCGTGTTCAGCCTCGGTTCACCTGCGGCCGAAGTGCCGAGCCGGGTGTACGTCGGCGGCTACCTCAGCCGGGACGACTACCGCAGTCTGCGCGAGGACCACGCGATCGGCGACGTCGCCACCGTGTTCTTCCGTGCCGACGGGTCGTGGCGGGACATCCGTGTCAATGCGCGGGCGACGGGCCCCGGCCTCGACAGGCTCCGTCGCGTGCCACGACGGGTCTGCGTGGTCTCGGGTGTGCCCAAGCTCGTCAGCCTGCGTGCGGCGATCGCGGCCGAGCTCGTCACCGACGTCGTCCTCGACGAGGGGCTCGCGCGCCGGCTCCTCGACGACTGA
- a CDS encoding glutamate--cysteine ligase: MKLEFAPSARSTVGLEWEIMLADPVSGDLVGRAPELLSALEAESADERHTVTGELLTNTIEVTSGIGDSVAHAVDDIANAIAAVRSATDPAGIELLSAGSHPFAQWFDQGVTDKTRYHTLIERTQWWGRNMMIWGIHVHIGVEDQRKVIPIINALAAYLPHLQALSASSPFWAGERTGYASNRALVFQQLPTAGLPWPLQDWSDYESYLDDMVRTGVMADATEVRWDIRPAPRWGTIEVRACDGLSSLPELAAVAALVQVLVEHLSRQLDEGRTLAQMPAWFHRENKWRAARYGLDARVILDADGTQRPVREHLDEILEELAPVAVELGCVREFGSIGTILNDGASYERQLTIANATGGDLRAVVQHLIREFRTGPEASTQEP, translated from the coding sequence GTGAAGCTCGAATTCGCGCCATCGGCGCGGTCCACCGTCGGCCTGGAGTGGGAGATCATGCTCGCCGATCCGGTGAGCGGCGATCTCGTCGGGCGCGCACCGGAGCTCCTCTCGGCCCTCGAGGCGGAGAGCGCCGACGAGCGCCACACGGTGACCGGCGAGCTTCTCACCAACACGATCGAGGTGACCAGCGGGATCGGCGATTCCGTAGCCCATGCGGTCGACGACATCGCCAACGCGATCGCCGCGGTCCGATCCGCGACGGATCCCGCCGGGATCGAACTGCTCTCCGCGGGGAGCCACCCGTTCGCCCAGTGGTTCGACCAGGGCGTCACCGACAAGACGCGGTATCACACGCTGATAGAGCGGACCCAGTGGTGGGGCCGCAACATGATGATCTGGGGCATCCACGTGCACATCGGCGTGGAGGATCAGCGCAAGGTCATCCCGATCATCAACGCCCTCGCCGCGTACCTGCCGCATCTTCAGGCGCTGTCGGCCTCCAGCCCGTTCTGGGCCGGCGAACGCACGGGCTACGCCTCGAACCGCGCGCTCGTCTTCCAACAGCTCCCGACGGCAGGTCTGCCCTGGCCGCTGCAGGACTGGTCGGACTACGAGTCGTACCTCGACGACATGGTGCGCACCGGAGTGATGGCCGATGCCACAGAGGTCCGGTGGGACATCCGTCCGGCGCCGCGGTGGGGCACGATCGAGGTGCGCGCGTGCGACGGCCTCTCCTCACTGCCCGAGCTGGCAGCGGTCGCGGCTCTCGTGCAGGTTCTCGTGGAGCATCTCTCGCGTCAGCTCGACGAGGGTCGCACCCTTGCGCAGATGCCGGCGTGGTTCCACCGCGAGAACAAATGGCGGGCGGCACGCTACGGACTCGACGCGCGCGTCATCCTGGATGCCGACGGCACGCAGCGACCGGTGCGGGAGCATCTCGATGAGATCCTCGAGGAACTGGCCCCGGTGGCAGTCGAGCTGGGCTGCGTCCGGGAGTTCGGCAGCATCGGCACGATCCTGAACGACGGCGCCAGCTACGAACGCCAGCTGACCATCGCGAACGCGACTGGCGGGGATCTCCGTGCGGTGGTGCAGCACCTGATCAGAGAATTCCGCACCGGCCCCGAGGCGTCGACGCAGGAGCCGTAG
- the rpsP gene encoding 30S ribosomal protein S16 produces the protein MAVKIRLKRLGKIRAPYYRIVVADSKTKRDGRVIEEIGKYHPTEEPSFIEIDSERAQYWLSVGAQPTEQVAALLKITGDWGKFKGDKDAKSTLKVKEPKVPFEIDASKKSVVKPKAEKKEAPAAEAPAKADAEAAEAPAADAE, from the coding sequence GTGGCTGTCAAGATTCGTCTCAAGCGCCTGGGCAAGATCCGCGCGCCTTACTACCGCATCGTCGTCGCCGACTCGAAGACCAAGCGCGATGGTCGCGTCATCGAGGAGATCGGCAAGTACCACCCCACCGAGGAGCCCTCGTTCATCGAGATCGACTCCGAGCGTGCACAGTACTGGCTCTCCGTCGGCGCGCAGCCGACCGAGCAGGTCGCCGCTCTGCTCAAGATCACGGGCGACTGGGGCAAGTTCAAGGGCGACAAGGACGCCAAGTCCACGCTGAAGGTCAAGGAGCCCAAGGTTCCGTTCGAGATCGACGCGTCCAAGAAGTCCGTCGTCAAGCCCAAGGCCGAGAAGAAGGAGGCTCCCGCTGCGGAGGCTCCCGCCAAGGCCGACGCGGAGGCCGCTGAGGCTCCCGCCGCCGACGCAGAGTAA
- a CDS encoding RNA-binding protein, whose translation MLAAALEHIVKGIVDHPEDVRINASTSPRGDILEVRVHPDDRGRVIGRGGRTAKALRTLISALADGRRVRVDVADD comes from the coding sequence GTGCTCGCCGCCGCGCTCGAACACATCGTCAAGGGGATCGTCGATCACCCTGAGGATGTCCGTATCAACGCCTCCACATCGCCGCGAGGCGACATCCTCGAGGTGCGTGTGCACCCCGATGACCGTGGGCGCGTGATCGGGCGCGGCGGCCGCACCGCGAAGGCACTGCGTACGCTCATCTCGGCATTGGCCGATGGGCGTCGCGTCCGCGTCGATGTCGCGGACGACTGA
- the rimM gene encoding ribosome maturation factor RimM (Essential for efficient processing of 16S rRNA), with the protein MSRTTDVVAKDRNQGKNQLRVGRLVKAHGLKGALKLELYTDNPERRFTPGAEFTLQVPEASPWHGKTVTVREYRVMNGNPVVFLNDVDDREGAETLVRAILWIDQDVDEVEDDAWFDHELVGLDVVRDDVVIGKVARVEHFPAQDLLIVRAGEAEVLVPFVKAIVPTVDVAAGRVIVTPPPGLFEELPDTADAGEPEGSDASE; encoded by the coding sequence ATGTCGCGGACGACTGACGTGGTTGCGAAGGATCGCAACCAGGGCAAGAACCAGCTGCGCGTCGGGCGTCTCGTCAAGGCCCACGGCCTCAAGGGCGCACTCAAGCTGGAGTTGTACACCGACAACCCGGAGCGACGCTTCACGCCGGGTGCGGAGTTCACGTTGCAGGTGCCCGAGGCATCTCCGTGGCACGGCAAGACCGTCACCGTCCGCGAGTACCGCGTGATGAACGGCAATCCTGTCGTCTTCCTGAACGACGTCGACGACCGCGAGGGTGCCGAGACGCTCGTCCGGGCCATCCTCTGGATCGACCAGGACGTCGACGAGGTCGAGGACGACGCCTGGTTCGACCACGAGCTCGTCGGGCTCGACGTGGTCCGTGACGACGTGGTGATCGGCAAGGTCGCTCGCGTCGAGCACTTCCCGGCACAGGATCTGCTGATCGTCCGTGCCGGCGAGGCCGAGGTCCTCGTCCCGTTCGTCAAGGCGATCGTCCCCACCGTCGATGTCGCGGCAGGGCGGGTCATCGTCACGCCCCCTCCCGGGCTCTTCGAAGAGCTTCCCGACACCGCGGATGCGGGGGAGCCCGAGGGCTCCGACGCATCCGAGTGA
- the trmD gene encoding tRNA (guanosine(37)-N1)-methyltransferase TrmD: MRIDVLSIFPSYFDGLTLSLLGRAQSAGIIDLRVRDLRDWTSDRHRTVDDTPYGGGAGMVMKPEPWGLAIDELTASSESVGTSVPTIIFPSPAGEVFTQATARDLSTRDHLIFGCGRYEGIDERVFEYAASRGEVRLVSLGDYVLNGGEVATMAMIEAIGRLIPGVVGNPESLVEESHEDGLLEYPSYTKPAIWRDRSVPDVLLSGNHGVIASWRRDQQIERTRRRRPDLLPDDPS, encoded by the coding sequence GTGCGCATCGACGTCCTCTCGATCTTCCCGTCGTACTTCGACGGTCTGACTCTCTCGCTGCTGGGCCGGGCGCAGAGCGCCGGCATCATCGACCTGCGCGTGCGCGACCTGCGGGACTGGACCTCGGACCGCCATCGCACCGTCGACGACACCCCGTACGGCGGTGGTGCGGGCATGGTGATGAAGCCCGAGCCGTGGGGACTGGCGATCGACGAGCTGACGGCGTCCTCGGAATCCGTCGGGACGTCCGTGCCGACGATCATCTTCCCCTCACCCGCGGGCGAGGTGTTCACGCAGGCGACCGCCCGCGATCTGAGCACCCGTGATCACCTCATCTTCGGCTGCGGCCGCTACGAGGGCATCGACGAACGGGTGTTCGAGTACGCCGCGTCCCGGGGCGAGGTGCGCCTGGTCAGCCTCGGCGACTACGTGCTCAACGGGGGCGAGGTCGCCACCATGGCGATGATCGAGGCCATCGGTCGGCTCATCCCCGGCGTCGTGGGCAACCCCGAGAGCCTGGTGGAGGAGTCCCACGAGGACGGCCTGCTCGAGTACCCGTCTTACACGAAGCCCGCGATCTGGCGGGACCGGAGCGTTCCCGACGTCCTGCTCAGCGGCAACCACGGCGTGATCGCCTCCTGGCGTAGAGATCAGCAGATCGAGCGGACCCGTCGGCGACGGCCCGACCTGCTGCCCGACGACCCGTCCTAG
- a CDS encoding class I SAM-dependent methyltransferase, with product MADEVLAKSFESIGTEYDRYRPGFPPAAVDVLCPRPVRAALDLGAGTGKFTEVLVDRAQSVVAVEPSEAMISVLRSKLPDVEAMLGSAEQIPVESGSIDLVTVAQAFHWFDRDPACAEISRVLVSGGALGLIWNRSDPECAWDRAAHRIAHPAVAASDDTTSSAGEELPGFELVRREEIRWVDRISRDAYVKRWSTVSTFLVADSATRAEMSAQIEAVLDGDPQTRGRAEFDLPVVTDVYLYRSL from the coding sequence ATGGCTGATGAGGTTCTGGCGAAGTCGTTCGAGTCGATCGGGACGGAGTACGACCGCTATCGTCCCGGGTTTCCCCCTGCGGCGGTCGACGTGCTCTGTCCGAGACCCGTCCGCGCCGCCCTCGATCTCGGTGCCGGCACCGGCAAGTTCACCGAGGTGCTCGTGGACAGGGCGCAAAGCGTCGTCGCGGTCGAGCCCTCCGAGGCGATGATCTCGGTGCTGCGTTCCAAGCTCCCTGACGTCGAGGCGATGCTCGGCAGCGCCGAGCAGATCCCGGTGGAGTCGGGATCGATCGATCTCGTCACCGTCGCGCAGGCCTTCCACTGGTTCGACCGCGACCCGGCCTGCGCCGAGATCTCCAGGGTGCTGGTCAGCGGGGGAGCACTCGGGCTCATCTGGAACCGCTCGGATCCGGAGTGCGCCTGGGACAGAGCGGCGCACCGGATCGCGCACCCCGCCGTGGCCGCGTCGGATGACACGACCAGCAGCGCCGGCGAGGAGCTTCCGGGATTCGAGCTCGTCCGGCGTGAGGAGATCCGATGGGTGGACAGGATCAGCCGCGACGCGTATGTGAAGCGCTGGTCGACGGTCAGCACGTTCCTGGTGGCGGACTCCGCGACCAGGGCGGAGATGTCGGCGCAGATCGAGGCCGTGCTGGACGGCGATCCGCAGACGCGCGGACGCGCCGAGTTCGACCTCCCGGTCGTCACCGACGTCTATCTCTACCGGAGCCTCTGA
- the map gene encoding type I methionyl aminopeptidase, with amino-acid sequence MIELRTPAEIDEMRAAGRFVAETLATLREETKVGTNLLSIDRRAHDLIRKAGAESCYIDYHPSFGASPFGKVICTSINDAVLHGLPHDYVLRDGDLVSLDFAVSVDGWVADSAVSFVVGTPRDEDLRIIETTERALDAAIAAAVVGNRIGDISAAIAGISHGEGYSINTDFGGHGVGRIMHGDPHVPNDGRAGRGFPLREGLVFALEPWLLETTDELVTDPDGWTLRSVDGSRGAHSEHTVAVTADGPIVLTDRSFLGVD; translated from the coding sequence ATGATCGAACTGCGCACCCCTGCCGAGATCGACGAGATGCGCGCCGCGGGCCGCTTCGTGGCCGAGACGCTGGCCACCCTGCGTGAGGAGACGAAGGTCGGCACCAATCTGCTGTCGATCGACCGTCGTGCGCACGATCTGATCCGGAAGGCGGGAGCGGAGTCCTGCTACATCGACTACCACCCGTCCTTCGGAGCGAGCCCCTTCGGCAAGGTGATCTGCACCTCCATCAACGACGCCGTGCTGCACGGGCTCCCCCACGACTACGTGCTGCGCGACGGCGATCTGGTCTCCCTCGACTTCGCCGTCTCCGTCGACGGATGGGTCGCGGATTCGGCCGTGTCCTTCGTCGTCGGCACCCCGAGAGACGAGGATCTGCGGATCATCGAGACGACGGAGCGAGCGCTCGACGCCGCCATCGCCGCCGCCGTCGTGGGCAACCGGATCGGCGACATCTCGGCCGCCATCGCCGGGATCTCGCACGGCGAGGGCTACTCCATCAACACGGATTTCGGCGGCCACGGCGTCGGGCGCATCATGCACGGCGATCCGCACGTGCCGAACGACGGCCGCGCCGGCCGCGGATTCCCGCTTCGAGAGGGTCTCGTGTTCGCACTCGAGCCCTGGCTGCTCGAGACGACGGACGAACTCGTCACCGATCCCGACGGCTGGACGCTGCGCAGCGTCGACGGCTCACGCGGAGCGCACTCCGAGCACACGGTCGCAGTGACAGCCGATGGACCGATCGTCCTCACCGACCGTTCCTTCCTCGGCGTCGACTGA
- the rplS gene encoding 50S ribosomal protein L19 encodes MQILDAVDAASLRTDVPVFNPGDTINVHVNITEGTRSRIQVFKGVVIGRQGDGVRETFTVRKISFQVGVERTFPVHSPVIDHIEVVTRGDVRRAKLYYLRQLRGKKAKIKEKRFN; translated from the coding sequence ATGCAGATCCTCGACGCCGTCGACGCAGCATCGCTGCGTACCGACGTTCCCGTTTTCAACCCCGGTGACACGATCAACGTGCACGTGAACATCACCGAGGGCACCCGCTCGCGTATCCAGGTCTTCAAGGGCGTCGTCATCGGCCGCCAGGGAGATGGCGTTCGCGAGACCTTCACCGTCCGCAAGATCAGCTTCCAGGTGGGCGTCGAGCGCACCTTCCCGGTGCACTCCCCGGTGATCGACCACATCGAGGTCGTCACCCGCGGTGACGTGCGTCGCGCGAAGCTGTACTACCTCCGCCAGCTGCGGGGCAAGAAGGCCAAGATCAAGGAGAAGCGCTTCAACTGA
- the lepB gene encoding signal peptidase I — translation MTNDSASASTPSTGRRRGFLVFLRDVLVIVVIAALVSFVVKTFVVRSFYIPSASMERTLIVDDRILVDELTPRWAPYERGDVVVFKDPGGWLDGQPQTPAQPPLMEAVDWVLTLVGISATDSQDHLVKRVIGLPGDHVVCCNALGQITINGAPIDELSYLNLPDGDTAASNEPFDVVVPEGSLWLLGDNRDRSRDARAHQDLPSGGFVPIDNVVGKAFLTTWPFDRLGPIDGHHDIFNGVPDPE, via the coding sequence ATGACGAACGACTCCGCGAGCGCATCCACGCCGTCCACCGGACGACGCCGCGGGTTCCTCGTCTTCCTGCGCGACGTACTGGTGATCGTGGTCATCGCCGCGCTCGTGTCCTTCGTCGTGAAGACGTTCGTCGTGCGATCGTTCTACATCCCCTCGGCCTCGATGGAGCGCACGCTCATCGTCGATGACCGCATCCTCGTCGACGAGCTCACCCCGCGCTGGGCGCCCTATGAGCGAGGCGACGTCGTGGTGTTCAAGGACCCGGGCGGATGGCTCGACGGCCAGCCGCAGACGCCCGCGCAGCCTCCGCTGATGGAGGCCGTCGACTGGGTGCTCACCCTCGTCGGCATCTCGGCCACCGACTCCCAGGACCACCTCGTCAAGCGCGTCATCGGTCTTCCCGGCGACCATGTCGTATGCTGCAACGCTCTCGGTCAGATCACGATCAACGGTGCGCCGATCGATGAGCTCAGCTATCTCAATCTGCCTGACGGCGACACCGCCGCCTCCAACGAGCCGTTCGACGTCGTCGTCCCGGAGGGCTCCCTCTGGCTCCTCGGAGACAATCGCGACCGGTCGCGGGATGCCCGTGCGCATCAGGACCTGCCGTCAGGCGGATTCGTGCCGATAGACAACGTGGTCGGCAAGGCGTTCCTCACCACGTGGCCGTTCGACCGCCTCGGCCCGATCGACGGACACCACGACATCTTCAACGGCGTTCCGGACCCGGAATGA
- a CDS encoding ribonuclease HII: protein MSAVAPTLALERRLLRECEIVISLDEVGRGALAGPVAVGAAVMDAAGARRRVPEGLRDSKLVTEKRRPDVAARATAWVQASSVGWASAAEVDQVGIMRALGLAASRAVQSVLDQGVAADGALVLLDGNHDYLSAVHPTPLTVRPVIKADRDCASVSAASVIAKVARDTYMAELHDGHPAYQWNRNKGYASLEHRDAIRVLGLSPHHRASWAIADAPTLF from the coding sequence ATGAGCGCGGTGGCTCCCACGCTGGCTCTCGAGCGTCGCCTGCTGCGCGAGTGCGAGATCGTGATCTCCCTCGACGAGGTCGGTCGAGGTGCACTCGCGGGCCCGGTCGCGGTGGGGGCGGCGGTGATGGACGCCGCAGGTGCGCGTCGCCGAGTTCCGGAGGGCCTGCGGGATTCCAAGCTCGTGACCGAGAAGCGACGACCCGATGTCGCCGCGAGGGCGACCGCCTGGGTGCAGGCATCGAGCGTGGGATGGGCCAGCGCCGCGGAGGTGGACCAGGTCGGCATCATGCGGGCACTGGGACTCGCCGCCTCCCGGGCCGTGCAGAGCGTGCTCGACCAGGGTGTCGCCGCCGACGGCGCGCTGGTGCTGCTCGACGGCAACCACGACTATCTCTCGGCCGTGCATCCCACGCCGCTGACTGTGCGACCTGTGATCAAGGCGGACCGCGACTGCGCCTCGGTGTCGGCGGCGTCGGTGATCGCGAAAGTGGCGCGCGACACGTATATGGCGGAGCTCCACGACGGGCATCCCGCCTATCAGTGGAATCGCAACAAGGGCTACGCGAGCCTGGAGCACCGGGATGCGATCCGGGTGCTCGGGCTGTCTCCGCACCACCGTGCATCCTGGGCCATCGCGGATGCGCCGACCCTGTTCTGA
- a CDS encoding DUF2469 family protein gives MDEEAFDDYDRELELALFREYRDVVAQFQYVVETERRFYLANEVNVVRRDTENDFYFEISMSDVWVWDIYRADRFVKAVRVLTFKDVNVEELQRREFEIPQELSLDGE, from the coding sequence ATGGATGAGGAAGCCTTCGACGACTACGACCGCGAGCTCGAGCTGGCGCTGTTCCGCGAGTACCGCGATGTTGTCGCGCAGTTCCAGTACGTCGTGGAGACCGAGCGACGCTTCTACCTGGCCAACGAGGTCAACGTGGTGCGTCGTGACACCGAGAACGACTTCTACTTCGAGATCTCGATGAGTGATGTCTGGGTATGGGACATCTACCGGGCCGACCGCTTCGTGAAGGCGGTCCGCGTGCTCACCTTCAAAGACGTCAACGTCGAGGAGCTGCAGCGTCGCGAGTTCGAGATCCCTCAGGAGCTGTCGCTCGACGGAGAGTGA
- a CDS encoding YraN family protein, whose protein sequence is MAAKDELGRDGEQRAVRHLTEAGYEVVDRNWRCPQGEIDIVAVHGDVLAIVEVKTRRTVGFGHPLEAIDARKARRLWQLAHAWAAAHPETSRGRTIRVEAIGIVGDPADGTVEHLEDVS, encoded by the coding sequence ATGGCAGCGAAAGACGAACTCGGCAGAGACGGTGAACAGCGAGCGGTCCGTCATCTGACGGAAGCCGGCTACGAGGTGGTCGACCGCAACTGGCGGTGTCCACAGGGAGAGATCGACATCGTCGCGGTGCACGGCGATGTCCTCGCGATCGTCGAGGTGAAGACACGGCGGACAGTCGGCTTCGGGCATCCGCTCGAAGCGATCGATGCCCGCAAGGCGCGCAGGCTGTGGCAACTGGCGCACGCTTGGGCTGCTGCGCATCCCGAGACGTCACGGGGCCGCACGATACGTGTCGAGGCGATCGGCATCGTCGGCGATCCTGCTGACGGAACGGTCGAGCACCTCGAGGATGTGTCATGA